Proteins encoded within one genomic window of Anastrepha ludens isolate Willacy chromosome 4, idAnaLude1.1, whole genome shotgun sequence:
- the LOC128861977 gene encoding uncharacterized protein LOC128861977 → MLPTDFCHITDSKEELIQRVFPDIAQKFNNHHWLGERAILTAKNRDVEDLNATNQNFLPGQLVSFKSVDTVMSLDDVVNYSTEFSNSLELSGLPPHNLQLKIGSDVIMLRNINQPRLCNGTRLALKKLMKNVIEATIIRKIQRRGCLDPADTDDSNGFAIRF, encoded by the coding sequence ATGTTACCCACAGATTTCTGTCACATCACCGACTCAAAAGAGGAGCTTATTCAGCGTGTTTTCCCAGATATAGCGCAAAAGTTCAATAACCATCATTGGCTGGGTGAACGAGCAATATTGACAGCGAAAAATAGAGATGTCGAGGATCTCAATGCGACCAATCAGAATTTTCTTCCAGGACAGTTGGTTTCCTTCAAATCAGTCGACACCGTTATGAGCCTGGATGACGTAGTCAACTATTCCACGGAGTTTTCAAATTCACTGGAATTGTCTGGATTACCTCCTCACAATTTGCAGTTAAAAATAGGGTCAGATGTCATCATGCTGCGTAACATTAATCAACCTCGATTGTGCAATGGAACAAGGCTGGCtttgaaaaagctgatgaaaaaCGTCATTGAGGCAACAATCATAAGGAAAATACAAAGGAGAGGATGTCTTGATCCCGCGGATACCGATGATTCCAACGGATTTGCCATTCgattttaa